In Sulfitobacter sp. LCG007, the sequence TGGAGTGCCCTTTGGCTTCAAAGAGGCTCGCAACCTCGCTCAGCAGCATGGACTTGCCCGTGCCCGGCGGCCCCGCAAGCAGGACGTTGCGGCGGTTCTCAAGCAGGTCCAGAATGTCGTTGGCGTCAGCCATGTGGGTATTGCTCTTTTGCTACCAAGTCTAAAAAGGCTGACTTGCACCCGTCGTCGAACCAATCCTGCGCAAACTTCTTGATCTTCGGGTCCCAGTTTTGGGTAAGAAGGCTCGTCTCGGTTGTGAAATACAGCCAAATATCTCCATTGGCTTGCTGGAACATCATGAACACCGAACGACCGCCATTGGGATCATTTTGGATCAAGCCATCAAGAGCAAACTCGGAGATGCGTGCTATTCGGCATTCATTCGGGCGCGCGTCTGTGGCAGGCCATATCTCCATCGTGGCGCTCTTATCGCCAGTCGGCTCATGCCAAGTGACCGTGCCACTCAGAACCTCGATTTGAGACGTGACCCCTTTTGCCTTGCGGGTCTTGGTCGTCTTGTTCGGGAACATGCGCCGAAAAAAAGGCAAGAACTCGGTTTCCGGCCGAAAACGCAGATCGCGAGCGCCGCCGCCGCTGTCCGCGTCATTTGACTTGGCGATAAACTTCCGGCGATCTCCGTCTTCGATATTTTGAAGGAGAACCCGCTCAATAGTCTGCGAACTACTGCTCACCGCACAACCTCGTTGGATTTTTCTCGAATATTGCTGACGAACTCGGAGCTGACATAGGGTATTGCGCCGAGTTTGCGCGCGCGCTCTACACGCTGGGCGATTTGTTCATTTCCCGCTTCTGCGTTCCGGAGCCAGGCCGAAAGCAGGACGTCTTCTGTGATGGTGGACGATGTCTCGCCCTGTATTGCGGGTTGGCCGCGATCCAACAGAGGAAAGTCCCGCAACATGAGCCTTAGGTCATCCTCGGAACAACCATATGCGCGTGCGACCAGAACGTCCGCTTCGCAGCGCAGTTCGGCAATCCGCCAGACATTCTCGAAGCTCGAATTTTTTGACTGATCAAGCTCATGCAATTTTCGAGCGACGCTAATCAGGCGCTGCGCAGGTAGTGAATTGATATCAAGGTTGGGGAGCCGAAGGGAGAGCAGGACGAAGTAATTTACCGTCGTCGTGACGATGCGCCGAAGAAGCCAATCAAAGGGAAGAGAGTTGGCAATAGCCAGCCAAAGGAAAAGTCGATCATCCGATGGGTCATTGGGGAAAGAAATCGTCGGGACCTTGTTTCCGCAGATAACTTCTGGCGGGATCAACGCAGCCATCATAGACCGCTCATTAGTTTGCCCTGTGATATCACAGAAGCCCACGCGCATGCGCCGAGAGCGCCGCGTGGCTTCTGCGGATGCTGCGCTTAACGGCAGCCAGAACTGTGGAGCGACCCGGCTTTGTCCTGGTGGGAGATTGTGCCAAACGGCGCTTCGTCCTTCACCAGAGACGTAAGATTTGCACCCTAGACGGTGCGGTTGGACCATTCGGCCCTCAATGACCGGAAGGCATCCCTTTTCTGGCCGTTTAACAAAGTAACGGCGGCCATGCGTCATATCGATCTCACGGCAAAACTCGGGATACCAAGGCGAATCCTCTGATGAGATCACCAACCCGCCATTCTGCATTTTCTTGAACAGATGCCATTCCTCTGCCGAGCGCACCTCGGGAAGAGTAAGGTCGGAGCGCAAATGTTCGATATCCTTGAGCGCAAGACGTACCTGCGGTGCGGATATCACGCGGTTGCTATCGGCGGTTGCATGGCCAATCTTCACTGCCGCGAGCGCCTTGCTGGAACTCGCCTTGCGGCGGTAATTCACGACTAGAAATTTAAACCGCGTGTCGATGGCGAAATGCCGTGCACGGTTTTCCATCACGGTAAAGGCAAGATCATCTGTACCCTCAACGAGCGCCCGCCGCAGAGTTTCAGTGCTGAGCGAGCGGATCAGACCTGCCGGAACCAAGAGAGCACCGTGCCCACCTGCACGCGTCAGCTTGTAGAGAAGCTCGGCAAAAGCGACGTAAAGATCAGGCTCGCCTTTCGCCAGTACAGGGTAGCGCTCAATGAGTGATCCCGCCATTGCGGCGCGCTCGGTTTTGGCTTCTTCGTACCCAGCAAGCGATTGCAGGCGGTAGCTCGTTCCGTAGTCGCGGGTTTCGCCGTTCGCTTTGGCGTATTCATGCCTTGTAAGCTTGACCTTTTCCCAGGGAGGGTTCGCGATCACAACGTCAAAACCGTCCTCGCTTAACTCAAGCCAATTGGCGTCTGGGGTAAGCAGGCTGTCCTGTGCTCGCCAGTGGGCGTACATCGCTGCAATGGCATCCAGGTCATCGGTGAGCGATGCAAGTGAAAGCCGAGTGCCACGTAGAGCGAGCGCTGAAAGATCGGCGGCATAAACGGACTCGCGAAGCCATTCACTGGCCAGCAGGCGATCCGGCCCACAGGCTACGATGGAAACGGCTGTCAGCAATATCCCGGCACCGCAGGCCGGATCGAGAACCTTTGCCCCTTTCGTGAAATGTGCCTCAACGCTGTGAGCGAGATGCAGGGCTAGCCGAAAGTCTGTGTGATACGCACCGCTATTTCGCTGCTCACTGTGATCAAGGGCTTCCCGAGCCAGTGCGCTCAAGCAAAGTGAGGGGTGGATTCCGGTGTCATCCAACAGCTGAACAAGCGTTTTCGCATCGTCAAGCAGGCGCTCGGGAGCCATCAAGGGTTTGATCGCGAACTTCGAGCAAAATGCGTGAAAATCAAAGCCACCAAGGCGGGCGGATGCCGCTTCCAAGAGTTGGAAGCGCAACTCATGGCTAATCCCGCGATAGCGTTTCAGACATTGAGATATGTAGGCATCGGCCTTCGCAAGGCGTTTACCCTCAACTGTACTCGATGGTTTCATGCGGCGACGCGCTTTGCTTCCTTGGTCTTTTCGATGCAGAAAAG encodes:
- a CDS encoding N-6 DNA methylase, whose product is MKPSSTVEGKRLAKADAYISQCLKRYRGISHELRFQLLEAASARLGGFDFHAFCSKFAIKPLMAPERLLDDAKTLVQLLDDTGIHPSLCLSALAREALDHSEQRNSGAYHTDFRLALHLAHSVEAHFTKGAKVLDPACGAGILLTAVSIVACGPDRLLASEWLRESVYAADLSALALRGTRLSLASLTDDLDAIAAMYAHWRAQDSLLTPDANWLELSEDGFDVVIANPPWEKVKLTRHEYAKANGETRDYGTSYRLQSLAGYEEAKTERAAMAGSLIERYPVLAKGEPDLYVAFAELLYKLTRAGGHGALLVPAGLIRSLSTETLRRALVEGTDDLAFTVMENRARHFAIDTRFKFLVVNYRRKASSSKALAAVKIGHATADSNRVISAPQVRLALKDIEHLRSDLTLPEVRSAEEWHLFKKMQNGGLVISSEDSPWYPEFCREIDMTHGRRYFVKRPEKGCLPVIEGRMVQPHRLGCKSYVSGEGRSAVWHNLPPGQSRVAPQFWLPLSAASAEATRRSRRMRVGFCDITGQTNERSMMAALIPPEVICGNKVPTISFPNDPSDDRLFLWLAIANSLPFDWLLRRIVTTTVNYFVLLSLRLPNLDINSLPAQRLISVARKLHELDQSKNSSFENVWRIAELRCEADVLVARAYGCSEDDLRLMLRDFPLLDRGQPAIQGETSSTITEDVLLSAWLRNAEAGNEQIAQRVERARKLGAIPYVSSEFVSNIREKSNEVVR